From a region of the Hippopotamus amphibius kiboko isolate mHipAmp2 chromosome 3, mHipAmp2.hap2, whole genome shotgun sequence genome:
- the KCNK4 gene encoding potassium channel subfamily K member 4, whose amino-acid sequence MRSTTLLALLALVLLYLVSGALVFQALEQPHEQQAQRELGEVREKFLRAHPCVSDQDLGLFIKEVADALGGGANPDTNSTSNSNHSAWDLGSAFFFSGTIITTIGYGNAALRTDAGRLFCIFYALVGIPLFGILLAGVGDRLGSSLRRGIGHIEAIFLKWHVPPGLVRILSAVLFLLIGCLLFVLTPTFVFCYVEGWSKLEAIYFVVVTLTTVGFGDYVAGASPNQNSAAYQPLVWFWILLGLAYFASVLTTIGNWLRVVSRRTRAEMGGLTAQAASWTGTVTARVTQRVGPTAPPPPEKERPPPPPPPPPCAAQPASRPLSPAAREKTEPPSPPTPPTPPTASALDYPSENLAFIDESSDTQSERGCALPRAPRGRRHPLNPPRKPARPRGPGRPRDKGVPA is encoded by the exons ATGCGCAGCACCACACTACTGGCACTGCTGGCTCTGGTCCTGCTCTACTTGGTGTCCGGTGCCCTGGTGTTCCAGGCCCTGGAGCAGCCCCATGAGCAGCAGGCCCAAAGGGAGCTGGGGGAGGTCCGAGAGAAGTTCCTGAGGGCCCATCCATGTGTGAGCGACCAGGACCTGGGGCTCTTCATCAAG GAGGTGGCTGATGCCCTGGGAGGGGGTGCAAACCCTGACACCAACTCAACCAGTAACAGCAACCACTCAGCCTGGGACCTGGGCAGCGCCTTCTTTTTCTCAGGCACCATCATCACAACCAtcg GCTATGGCAACGCGGCCCTGCGCACAGATGCCGGGCGCCTCTTCTGCATCTTTTATGCACTGGTGGGGATCCCGCTGTTTGGCATACTGCTGGCAGGGGTCGGGGACCGGCTGGGCTCCTCCCTACGCCGCGGCATCGGTCACATCGAAGCCATCTTCCTG AAGTGGCACGTGCCCCCAGGGCTGGTGCGAATTCTATCCGCGGTGCTCTTCCTGCTCATCGGCTGCCTGCTCTTTGTCCTCACGCCCACGTTCGTGTTCTGCTATGTGGAAGGCTGGAGCAAGCTGGAGGCCATATACTTCGTCGTGGTGACGCTCACCACGGTGGGCTTCGGGGACTATGTGGCCG GCGCCAGCCCCAACCAGAACTCTGCAGCCTACCAGCCGCTGGTGTGGTTCTGGATCCTGCTCGGCCTGGCCTACTTCGCTTCAGTGCTCACCACCATCGGGAACTGGCTGCGAGTAGTGTCCCGCCGCACTCGGGCAGAG ATGGGCGGCCTCACGGCGCAGGCCGCCAGCTGGACCGGCACGGTGACCGCGCGGGTGACCCAGCGAGTCGGGCCCACCGCACCACCGCCGCCGGAAAAGGAGCGGCCACccccgcctccgccgccgccgccgtgcgCAGCGCAGCCCGCCAGCAGGCCCCTCTCCCCTGCGGCCCGGGAGAAGACGGAGCCGCCCTCCCCGCCCACGCCGCCCACCCCGCCCACGGCCTCCGCGCTGGACTACCCCAGCGAGAACCTGGCCTTCATCGACGAGTCCTCGGACACGCAGAGCGAGCGCGGCTGCGCGCTGCCCCGCGCGCCAAGGGGTCGCCGCCACCCCCTCAACCCCCCCAGGAAGCCCGCGCGGCCCCGCGGCCCAGGGCGCCCCCGGGACAAAGGAGTGCCCGCGTAA
- the CATSPERZ gene encoding cation channel sperm-associated auxiliary subunit zeta: MEEKPFEALAKSSGHRGSGKSGPQDIRNLWTTATLSQPKLNVPLPTVHEDSELDGSSKTRRSYNQKKAGHDSDGGWQESDDGEDKDSFKPEELDEHTLMKLEMRRGSSLGGCIQEDDSKTDDEKSSSVSSLNISKHRPHRAYWVEQQSRLPLPLTELMEKEALEILTKALRSYRSEIGRDHFLTKQLQRYIEGLKRRRNKRL, encoded by the exons ATGGAGGAAAAGCCTTTCGAA GCGTTGGCCAAGTCTTCGGGCCACCGTGGCTCAGGCAAGTCGGGCCCGCAAGACATCCGGAACCTGTGGACCACGGCCACTCTGTCGCAGCCGAAGCTGAACGTGCCGCTCCCCACTGTCCACGAGGACTCGGAACTGGACGGCAGCAGCAAGACTCGCCGGTCGTACAACCAGAAGAAGGCTGGCCATGACTCGGACGGTGGCTGGCAAGAATCGGATGACGGAGAGGACAAGGACAGTTTCAAGCCAGAGGAGCTGGACGAGCACACCTTGATGAAGCTGGAGATGCGCCgcggcagctccctgggaggctgtATACAGGAGGACGATTCCAAGACCGACGACG aAAAGTCTTCCTCAGTGTCATCGCTCAATATCTCGAAGCACAGACCCCATCGAGCCTACTGGGTGGAGCAGCAGAGCAGG ctgcccctgcccctgaCTGAACTCATGGAGAAGGAAGCTCTGGAAATCCTCACCAAAGCCCTCCGGA GTTACCGATCGGAGATCGGCAGGGACCATTTCCTGACCAAGCAGCTGCAGCGATACATCGAGGGGCTCAAAAGGCGCCGGAACAAGAGGCTGTAA